The following proteins come from a genomic window of Phnomibacter ginsenosidimutans:
- a CDS encoding glycoside hydrolase family 2 TIM barrel-domain containing protein — translation MQVQAQLVDKTPAAVPVAPSIYNRQPYEDPLVSGINREASRATAYSFANTADALQGQREKSGRYLSLNGEWDFAFALKPGDEPADFYKQKVQGWKKIPVPANWEMHGYDKPIYKSAVYPFRPVNPPYVPKDYNGVGCYQRSFVLPENWKGMNITLHFGGVSSAYKLWINGKFCGYAEDSFLPSEFNITPYLQAGENIISVWVIRWSDGSFLEDRDQWRLSGIHREVYLHAEPRLRIADFFYQTTLDSNYQDAVLSIRPRMENLTGANLPGYVLKAQVYTADNQPVLSAPLQKSVDDIINEIHPRLDRVKFGLLETTIAAPKKWSPESPYLYKLLLSLEDSTGNVLEVKNCKLGFRSVEFRQHDSKLLINGKLTYLYGVNRPDHHPVKGKALSRADILQDIRTMKQFNFNCVRLSHYPSDPYLLDLCDEMGIMVIDEANHETHGLGGKLDHDPAWTAAYIERVSRMALRDKNHPSIIMWSLGNEAGSGPNHAAMAGWIKDFDMSRPLHYEPAMGSPKAAGYIDPSDIRYLKSNDHSHRIQNPLDQYYVDVVSRMYPSDYTAPLLVNQNNGDHRPIFFCEYAHAMGNSAGNLKDFWDQWRSLSRVIGGCIWEFKDQGLEKTDSAGVKFYAYGGDYGEKYFDNFTIKGIVDADGTPKQAMYECKRIFQSIDVEWADAKQQQLRIINHSQVLNANAYTATLQVLQNGLPVLSKQIGGIDVAPGSTANFPIAQWLPKLDQHAAYHVNIAFVLQQQTTWANAGHEIASSQLLLQSGPSGKPYVANSKIGIQVKQDESGITVKAGGTELYFDAQQGTLSSLVHGGQSYIKQPLLPNFKRPLTDNDRRGWKPHRKLKPWYEYTLQSTGMKVEQGADNTVTVRCGFSLINDSAQVQIRYVVFADGVVQVHYSFQVKPGLPNLPKVGLQMGIDSSLQQLQYWGRGPMENYIDRKYGTNVAVYQQSLSAFLQPYVVPQENSNRTDVRWFFAQQRNAQNGLLIVADSLLSMSVWPYSIANLTTAKHTNDLKPAGYLTMNVDLMQMGVGGNDSWSDVAAPLEQYQIKPNNYQYSFYIVPFNAKKKSAGERAREIQ, via the coding sequence GTGCAAGTACAAGCACAGCTGGTTGATAAAACGCCTGCTGCGGTGCCGGTTGCTCCTTCCATTTACAACCGCCAACCGTACGAAGATCCTTTGGTGAGCGGCATCAACAGAGAGGCTTCGAGGGCCACGGCATATTCTTTTGCCAACACAGCCGATGCCTTGCAGGGGCAGCGGGAAAAGAGCGGTCGCTACCTGTCGCTGAATGGGGAATGGGATTTTGCATTTGCCTTGAAGCCCGGCGATGAGCCAGCTGACTTTTACAAACAAAAAGTGCAGGGCTGGAAGAAAATACCGGTGCCGGCCAATTGGGAAATGCATGGCTACGACAAACCCATTTACAAAAGTGCAGTGTATCCATTCCGGCCGGTCAATCCTCCGTATGTGCCAAAAGATTACAATGGGGTAGGTTGTTACCAGCGCAGCTTTGTGCTGCCCGAAAATTGGAAGGGCATGAATATTACGTTGCATTTCGGCGGCGTCAGTTCTGCTTACAAACTGTGGATCAACGGAAAGTTTTGTGGCTATGCAGAAGATAGTTTTTTACCGAGTGAGTTCAACATTACACCGTATTTGCAGGCCGGCGAAAACATCATTTCCGTTTGGGTAATTCGCTGGAGCGATGGAAGTTTTCTGGAAGATCGGGATCAATGGCGATTGAGTGGCATTCACCGCGAAGTGTATTTGCATGCAGAACCACGGTTGCGTATTGCTGATTTCTTTTACCAAACCACACTCGACTCCAATTATCAGGATGCTGTACTGAGCATCAGGCCACGCATGGAAAACCTGACAGGTGCCAATCTGCCCGGCTATGTGCTCAAAGCACAAGTGTACACGGCCGATAATCAACCGGTATTGTCTGCTCCATTGCAGAAATCTGTGGACGATATCATCAATGAAATTCACCCACGGTTAGACCGGGTGAAATTTGGTTTGCTGGAAACAACCATTGCTGCGCCAAAAAAGTGGAGCCCCGAATCGCCTTATTTATACAAACTATTGTTGAGCCTCGAAGACAGTACGGGCAATGTGTTGGAAGTAAAAAACTGTAAACTTGGTTTTCGGTCTGTTGAGTTTCGACAACACGACAGCAAGTTGTTGATCAATGGCAAACTCACGTATCTCTATGGTGTCAACCGGCCCGATCATCATCCCGTAAAAGGGAAAGCTTTATCGAGAGCAGATATTTTGCAAGACATCCGTACCATGAAGCAATTCAATTTTAATTGTGTGCGGTTGAGCCATTATCCATCCGATCCTTATCTGCTTGATTTGTGTGATGAAATGGGCATCATGGTGATTGATGAAGCCAACCATGAAACACATGGTTTGGGTGGCAAGCTGGACCATGACCCCGCATGGACGGCCGCTTACATAGAGCGGGTGAGCCGCATGGCTTTGCGGGATAAAAATCATCCTTCCATTATCATGTGGAGCCTTGGTAATGAAGCGGGCAGCGGCCCTAATCATGCTGCTATGGCAGGTTGGATAAAAGACTTTGATATGTCACGGCCTTTGCACTATGAACCGGCAATGGGTTCACCCAAAGCTGCAGGTTATATCGATCCAAGTGATATCCGCTATCTCAAATCAAACGATCATTCGCACCGCATACAAAACCCACTCGACCAATATTATGTAGATGTGGTGAGTCGTATGTATCCGTCTGATTATACAGCGCCATTGTTGGTCAATCAAAACAATGGCGATCATCGGCCCATCTTCTTTTGTGAGTATGCGCATGCCATGGGCAACAGTGCAGGTAACCTCAAAGACTTTTGGGATCAGTGGCGAAGCTTGTCGAGAGTGATTGGTGGTTGCATTTGGGAGTTTAAAGACCAAGGCTTAGAGAAAACTGATTCAGCAGGAGTGAAATTCTATGCTTATGGTGGTGATTACGGCGAAAAGTATTTCGACAATTTTACCATTAAAGGCATTGTAGATGCAGATGGTACTCCTAAGCAGGCTATGTACGAATGCAAACGCATTTTTCAATCCATTGATGTGGAATGGGCGGATGCCAAACAACAGCAGCTTCGCATCATCAATCACAGTCAGGTGCTGAATGCGAATGCCTACACGGCTACGCTGCAAGTGTTGCAAAATGGTTTGCCTGTTTTATCAAAGCAAATTGGCGGTATAGATGTTGCACCGGGCAGTACTGCCAATTTTCCCATTGCACAATGGTTACCTAAGTTGGATCAACATGCAGCGTATCATGTCAATATCGCTTTTGTATTGCAGCAGCAAACAACCTGGGCCAATGCTGGCCATGAGATAGCTTCATCTCAATTGTTGCTGCAGTCTGGGCCTTCAGGAAAACCATACGTAGCCAATAGTAAAATAGGTATACAGGTAAAGCAAGATGAATCTGGTATCACGGTTAAAGCCGGTGGCACGGAGTTGTATTTTGATGCACAACAGGGTACATTGTCATCGCTGGTACATGGCGGACAGTCGTACATCAAGCAGCCGCTGTTGCCCAATTTCAAACGACCGCTTACTGATAACGACCGTCGTGGTTGGAAGCCTCACCGCAAGTTGAAACCCTGGTATGAGTATACACTACAATCTACCGGCATGAAGGTGGAGCAAGGTGCGGATAACACAGTTACAGTTCGTTGTGGTTTCTCTTTGATAAATGATAGTGCACAGGTGCAAATTCGTTATGTAGTTTTTGCAGACGGTGTAGTGCAGGTTCATTACAGTTTTCAGGTAAAACCTGGTTTGCCCAACTTGCCCAAAGTAGGGTTACAAATGGGCATCGATTCTTCATTGCAACAATTGCAATATTGGGGTCGTGGCCCAATGGAAAATTATATCGACAGAAAATATGGAACGAATGTGGCAGTGTATCAGCAATCGTTGTCTGCTTTTTTGCAGCCCTACGTGGTGCCGCAAGAAAACAGCAACCGTACAGATGTTCGCTGGTTTTTTGCACAGCAGCGAAATGCGCAGAATGGTTTGCTGATTGTGGCGGATAGTTTGCTGAGCATGAGTGTATGGCCATATAGTATTGCCAACTTAACCACAGCCAAACATACCAATGATTTAAAGCCTGCAGGTTATCTCACGATGAATGTAGATTTGATGCAAATGGGCGTGGGTGGCAACGATAGCTGGAGCGATGTGGCTGCACCGTTGGAGCAGTATCAAATAAAGCCGAACAATTATCAATACAGTTTTTACATAGTTCCGTTCAACGCAAAAAAGAAATCAGCTGGTGAGAGAGCAAGAGAAATTCAATAG
- a CDS encoding mandelate racemase/muconate lactonizing enzyme family protein, which produces MTIKQFEIFTATAPLQKPIADATHTLTEISFVVLRLHTQSGHMGEAYLLSFQYSPQAIIGALKDQGALLIGEEVCDTVKVFMKLNHANEYFGHEGINRWAQAAYNMAMWDAWCKILKQPIWKVLGHSAQKIPAYGSGGWISYTEAELLDEVKGYAARGFGAVKIKVGKPDWREDLERLQLVREAVGPHINIMMDANQGMNVPNALALARAARNIGIQWFEEPIDHTDYEGYSILRHQAGISLAMGEREYSTVPLRELLKRNALDIWQPDILRLGGVEAWRNSAALAAAYNVPVLPHYYKDYDVPLLSTIANGAGVESFDWIDPLIRSSHSVSQRICIATQPSGLGLHF; this is translated from the coding sequence ATGACCATCAAACAATTTGAAATCTTTACGGCAACTGCGCCATTACAAAAGCCCATTGCCGATGCTACGCATACGCTTACCGAAATCTCATTTGTGGTGCTGCGATTGCATACCCAAAGCGGTCACATGGGCGAAGCCTACCTGTTGAGTTTTCAATACAGTCCGCAAGCCATTATTGGTGCGCTGAAAGATCAGGGAGCATTGTTAATCGGGGAAGAGGTTTGCGATACCGTTAAGGTATTTATGAAGTTGAATCATGCCAACGAATACTTTGGGCACGAAGGCATCAACCGTTGGGCACAGGCGGCTTACAACATGGCCATGTGGGATGCGTGGTGCAAAATACTCAAACAGCCCATTTGGAAAGTGTTGGGCCATTCGGCACAAAAAATACCTGCGTACGGTAGCGGTGGTTGGATAAGTTACACCGAAGCCGAATTGTTGGATGAAGTGAAAGGCTATGCTGCCCGTGGTTTTGGTGCTGTAAAAATTAAAGTAGGCAAACCCGATTGGCGGGAAGATCTTGAAAGATTGCAGTTGGTTCGTGAAGCGGTGGGGCCACACATCAATATCATGATGGATGCCAACCAGGGCATGAATGTACCCAATGCATTGGCGCTGGCCCGTGCTGCCCGCAACATCGGTATTCAATGGTTTGAAGAACCCATTGATCATACCGACTATGAAGGCTATAGCATACTGCGTCATCAGGCGGGCATTTCTCTTGCCATGGGCGAAAGAGAATACAGCACAGTGCCGCTGCGGGAATTACTAAAACGCAATGCCCTCGACATTTGGCAGCCCGATATATTGCGGCTTGGCGGCGTAGAAGCGTGGCGCAACAGTGCGGCTTTAGCAGCTGCGTACAACGTGCCTGTATTACCGCACTACTACAAAGATTATGATGTTCCCTTGCTCAGCACTATTGCCAATGGCGCTGGTGTTGAGTCATTCGATTGGATTGATCCGTTGATTCGATCATCCCATTCAGTTTCACAACGGATTTGCATTGCCACACAACCGTCCGGGTTGGGGCTTCACTTTTAA
- a CDS encoding glycosylase — MAKSQVPQDVMQKVYEEVKTPFKYGLVVTPENETKKIDCPSVFRKGNAWYMTYIQFDGRGYETWLAKSKDLLQWTTLGKLMSFSDTTNPKTIGWDSNQKAGYVALQNTQWGGNYKLEKYQRKYWMSYIGGKDLGYEAGPLAIGIANTSANPTKPHEWNRLTQPVLSNADADVRWWENRKLYKSTIIRDKHKTLGSEFVMYYNANGDSSGNKPKWRWFERIGMAVSDDMVNWKRYLPHPVMEHGVGITGDAVIQKINDLWVMFYFGAFWEARKNETFNRFACSYDLVNWTDWTGDDLIASSDPYDAKYAHKSFVVKWKGVVYHFYCAVDKKDNRGIAVATSVDKGASTLTSK; from the coding sequence GTGGCTAAATCACAAGTGCCGCAGGATGTGATGCAGAAAGTATATGAAGAAGTAAAGACGCCTTTTAAATATGGTCTTGTTGTAACTCCTGAAAATGAGACGAAGAAAATTGATTGCCCTTCTGTTTTCCGAAAGGGCAATGCCTGGTACATGACTTACATTCAATTTGATGGTCGTGGTTATGAAACTTGGCTGGCTAAAAGCAAAGACTTATTACAGTGGACAACACTCGGCAAGCTCATGAGCTTTTCTGATACCACTAACCCGAAAACTATCGGGTGGGATAGTAACCAGAAAGCAGGATACGTCGCATTGCAAAACACCCAATGGGGCGGCAATTACAAACTGGAAAAATACCAACGCAAATACTGGATGAGTTACATCGGCGGTAAAGACCTTGGTTACGAAGCAGGCCCGTTGGCCATTGGTATTGCAAATACTTCCGCAAACCCAACCAAGCCACATGAATGGAATAGGTTGACGCAGCCCGTATTGAGTAACGCCGATGCGGATGTACGTTGGTGGGAAAACAGAAAGCTGTACAAAAGCACCATCATCAGAGATAAGCATAAAACACTCGGCAGTGAGTTTGTGATGTATTACAATGCCAACGGCGACAGCAGCGGCAACAAACCCAAGTGGCGCTGGTTTGAACGCATTGGTATGGCCGTGAGTGATGATATGGTGAATTGGAAACGCTACCTTCCCCATCCTGTAATGGAACACGGTGTGGGCATTACCGGCGATGCGGTGATTCAAAAAATAAATGACCTGTGGGTGATGTTTTATTTCGGGGCATTTTGGGAAGCCAGAAAAAATGAAACCTTCAACCGTTTTGCCTGCAGTTACGATTTAGTGAATTGGACAGACTGGACAGGTGATGATCTCATTGCATCTTCCGATCCCTACGATGCGAAGTATGCCCACAAAAGTTTTGTTGTAAAATGGAAGGGAGTGGTGTATCACTTTTATTGCGCTGTCGATAAAAAAGACAACAGGGGTATAGCTGTGGCTACGTCGGTAGATAAAGGTGCATCAACGCTTACATCTAAATAA
- a CDS encoding glycosyl hydrolase: MAWLLLWSLQGAAQPKTKINDVIQYSFQHPGQQAKPWVFWYWMHAAVSKQGITADLEAMKSVGIAGAYLMPIKDTSANIPFSPTARQLSAEWWQLVKFAMQEAKRLNLQLGVHVSDGFALAGGPWITPELSMQKLVWSNTVVQQGATNIQLSQPASYKGFYKEVAILAYPLKAVPDEMLLQPIVSTSNAIDASFLSEPNNQQTFRSDTACWIQYSYDTSVTIRSLEIKTGGNTYQALRLKMQISNDGITFTDIAQLQAPRHGWQDADENFTYAIPATTATHFRFVYNKEGSLPGAEDLDAAKWKPSLKVKGIYLSNQPKIHQYESKNGSVWRMAQATYDGAVTVSDAVPKERIINLTGKLDKQGRLQWKVPAGNWMIVRIGHTSQGHTNYTGGAGLGLECDKFNPAAVQLQLNSWFGQFYSKTEAVLAKQVLKVLHVDSWEAGSQNWSANFAAAFQQRRGYDITPWLLCMTGVPVNSAEKSEKVLHDVRQTIADLVNDVFYTQVKAAAKAKGCLLSAEAIAPTMMSDGLTHFKYADLPMGEFWHNSPTHDKPNDMRDAISAAHMYGKNIVQAESFTTVRMDWTEHPGKLKVLGDRQFALGINKLVFHVFAHNPWVNKQPGMTLDGVGLYFQRDQTWFQQSKAWMEYLSRCQALLQLGKPVTDIAVFTSDALPRRALLPDRLVNVLPGLMTAEKLQAEQQRLANIGQPLRSIPDGVSHSANMADPENWIDPLNGYAYDSFNPDVLMQMTVAGNKVLTPGGNGYSVLVFPAQHALNPNHLWMTVPVAKKILSLLQQGARIVLEQSPVIGRGMKDENAELRKVFSAIEAGGYKGQLHIGAWTKNEPLMQVQKDVDVTKGKGQLAWTHRRLPDADIYFVSNQSGRAIRSSFTLRSGYPAVEALDPVTGKYFNDYRYTVSKEGIAVDVMLDAAQAVFFICKKEASPESDVFATIKAPETFDISRDWTLQFDTTKAGPAAPLPMAALQSWTTVANDAVRYYSGTVKYSKTVNLQPQTPFQQARLVLDSVYNIATVKVNGIDCGAIWTPPYQLDISAVLKEGTNLIEIDVTNTWHNRLIADAQLPPHQRLTFTTAPFRLQGKPLQPAGLTGAVKLVVQ; the protein is encoded by the coding sequence ATGGCTTGGCTACTATTGTGGAGTCTGCAAGGAGCGGCACAGCCAAAAACGAAAATCAACGATGTTATTCAGTATTCATTCCAACATCCCGGCCAACAAGCCAAGCCATGGGTCTTCTGGTATTGGATGCATGCTGCTGTGTCCAAACAGGGCATTACAGCTGATTTGGAAGCTATGAAATCAGTAGGGATTGCCGGTGCTTACCTCATGCCCATCAAAGACACAAGTGCCAACATTCCGTTTAGCCCCACTGCCCGGCAACTGAGTGCTGAATGGTGGCAACTGGTAAAGTTTGCCATGCAAGAAGCGAAGCGGCTCAACCTGCAACTGGGCGTTCATGTGAGTGATGGTTTTGCATTGGCTGGCGGCCCGTGGATTACACCCGAACTGAGCATGCAAAAACTGGTGTGGAGTAATACGGTGGTTCAGCAAGGCGCTACGAACATTCAACTGTCACAGCCTGCTTCGTACAAAGGTTTTTACAAAGAGGTAGCCATACTTGCTTACCCGCTGAAAGCGGTGCCCGATGAAATGTTGCTACAACCCATTGTTTCTACCAGCAATGCTATTGATGCATCATTTTTGAGTGAGCCCAACAATCAGCAAACCTTTCGCAGCGATACTGCGTGTTGGATTCAATACAGCTACGACACTTCCGTAACCATCCGTTCTTTGGAAATAAAAACGGGCGGCAATACCTATCAGGCATTGCGATTGAAAATGCAAATCAGCAACGATGGCATTACGTTTACAGATATTGCTCAGTTGCAAGCACCACGGCATGGCTGGCAAGATGCGGATGAAAATTTTACCTATGCCATACCGGCTACTACTGCCACGCATTTCAGATTTGTGTACAATAAAGAAGGCTCATTGCCCGGTGCAGAAGATTTGGATGCGGCCAAGTGGAAACCTTCTTTGAAAGTAAAAGGCATTTACCTGAGCAATCAACCAAAAATTCATCAGTACGAATCGAAGAATGGTTCGGTGTGGCGCATGGCACAAGCTACTTACGATGGGGCTGTTACAGTATCAGATGCGGTGCCCAAAGAACGCATCATCAACCTCACCGGAAAGCTGGACAAGCAGGGTCGTTTGCAATGGAAAGTGCCTGCGGGCAATTGGATGATTGTTCGCATTGGTCATACTTCGCAAGGGCACACCAACTACACGGGTGGTGCAGGTTTGGGGTTGGAGTGCGACAAGTTTAATCCTGCAGCTGTGCAGTTGCAACTCAACAGCTGGTTCGGTCAGTTTTACAGCAAAACAGAAGCAGTGCTGGCAAAGCAGGTGTTGAAAGTGTTGCACGTAGATAGTTGGGAGGCTGGCAGTCAAAACTGGTCGGCCAATTTTGCTGCTGCATTTCAACAACGTCGTGGGTATGATATCACACCCTGGCTGCTGTGCATGACAGGTGTGCCGGTGAATAGTGCAGAAAAATCGGAGAAAGTGTTGCATGATGTAAGACAAACCATTGCCGATTTGGTAAACGATGTTTTTTACACGCAGGTAAAAGCTGCTGCAAAAGCAAAAGGATGTTTGCTAAGTGCAGAAGCCATTGCGCCAACCATGATGAGTGATGGACTAACGCATTTTAAGTACGCCGATTTGCCCATGGGTGAATTTTGGCACAACAGTCCTACGCATGATAAACCCAACGACATGCGTGATGCCATTAGTGCAGCACACATGTATGGAAAAAACATAGTGCAGGCCGAATCTTTTACAACGGTCCGCATGGATTGGACAGAACATCCCGGTAAGCTGAAAGTCCTTGGCGACAGGCAGTTTGCATTGGGTATTAATAAACTGGTGTTTCATGTGTTTGCACACAATCCGTGGGTGAATAAACAACCGGGCATGACCCTCGATGGGGTGGGTTTGTATTTTCAACGAGATCAAACCTGGTTTCAACAAAGCAAGGCATGGATGGAGTACCTGAGCCGCTGTCAGGCGTTGTTGCAGCTTGGCAAACCGGTAACAGACATCGCCGTTTTTACCAGTGATGCATTGCCACGCAGGGCCTTGCTGCCAGACAGGTTGGTGAATGTGCTGCCGGGTTTGATGACGGCTGAAAAGTTGCAGGCCGAGCAACAGCGGTTGGCGAATATCGGTCAGCCATTGCGCAGCATACCCGATGGTGTCAGTCATTCTGCTAACATGGCCGACCCCGAAAATTGGATAGATCCGCTGAATGGGTATGCATACGATTCTTTTAACCCCGATGTATTGATGCAAATGACAGTGGCTGGCAACAAGGTGCTGACACCTGGCGGCAACGGCTATTCGGTTTTGGTGTTTCCGGCACAGCATGCACTCAATCCCAATCATTTGTGGATGACTGTGCCTGTGGCAAAAAAAATACTGAGTTTGCTACAGCAAGGTGCCCGCATTGTATTGGAGCAATCGCCTGTTATTGGCCGTGGTATGAAAGATGAGAATGCTGAATTGAGAAAAGTGTTTTCAGCAATAGAAGCTGGCGGGTATAAAGGACAATTGCACATCGGTGCATGGACTAAGAATGAACCACTGATGCAAGTGCAGAAAGATGTGGACGTTACAAAAGGGAAAGGACAACTGGCTTGGACACATCGTCGTCTTCCTGATGCAGACATTTACTTTGTGAGCAATCAATCGGGCCGTGCTATTCGATCTTCCTTCACATTACGTTCGGGCTATCCAGCTGTTGAAGCTCTTGATCCGGTTACGGGAAAATATTTTAATGACTATCGCTACACCGTCAGTAAGGAGGGGATAGCAGTCGATGTGATGTTGGATGCAGCACAAGCAGTATTCTTTATTTGTAAAAAAGAAGCATCACCCGAGAGTGATGTTTTTGCCACCATCAAAGCACCAGAAACTTTCGATATCAGCCGGGATTGGACGCTGCAATTTGATACTACCAAAGCGGGGCCGGCTGCACCATTACCCATGGCTGCGTTACAAAGTTGGACAACCGTTGCAAACGATGCTGTACGCTATTATTCCGGAACAGTGAAGTATAGCAAAACGGTAAACCTGCAACCGCAAACTCCGTTTCAGCAGGCAAGGCTGGTGCTCGATTCGGTGTACAACATTGCCACCGTAAAAGTGAATGGCATTGATTGCGGTGCTATCTGGACGCCACCGTATCAACTAGACATCAGTGCTGTGCTGAAGGAAGGTACAAACCTGATTGAAATCGATGTTACCAACACCTGGCACAACCGCCTGATTGCAGATGCGCAGCTGCCGCCCCATCAACGTCTTACCTTTACCACCGCACCGTTTCGATTGCAAGGCAAACCATTGCAACCAGCAGGCTTAACAGGAGCGGTGAAATTAGTTGTTCAATGA
- a CDS encoding aceric acid hydrolase codes for MKPVHKLFFAVLLLPLSLLAQNGLVSTGNSPKAALNSVGISDVQWTKGFWAERFAVCRDAMLPQLWQTYTSKNMCYSFQNFRVAAGLDTGRFRGPSFHDGDFYKTLEAVAAMYASTKDAKLEAWMDEAIAVIGKAQKADGYIYTKNIIEQRKTGSEKMFDDQLSFEAYNFGHLMTAACVHYRATGKTTLLNIASKAADFLIGFYKSATPEQARNAICPSHYMGLTELYRTTNEKKYLDLVIHLINIRGSVEGTDDNSDRAPFRDMQKIAGHAVRANYLLAGVADVYAETGDPSLLTTLHRLWNNVILSKMYVTGGCGALYDGVSVDGTSYKPDTVQKVHQSYGRDFQLPNLTAHNETCANIGNVLWNWRMFLLTGESKYTDIVELALYNSVLSGVSLDGGNYFYTNPLAASDRFPYHMRWEGGRIPYISKSNCCPPNVVRTIAEVNSYMYSIGEKGLYINMYGGSQLSTTLHDGQQMILEQQTNYPWQGNIAIHIKQSLSKSAIIFFRIPGWCNKYTLLVNGKVPHNVVDRSNGYIGVKSSWQKGDKIELRLDMPVTLLESNPLVEETRGQVTVKRGPIVYCLESADLPQHNIFDVAIPASAVWQTKPLAIAGSTVTALTTTAKVKAPQTWSNTLYQPLNNQLKAAAVTLIPYYAWANRGKTDMTVWMPVVR; via the coding sequence ATGAAACCCGTACACAAATTGTTCTTCGCTGTGTTATTGTTGCCGCTGTCGCTACTGGCACAAAACGGATTGGTGAGTACTGGCAATAGTCCAAAGGCGGCACTTAACAGCGTAGGCATAAGCGATGTGCAGTGGACCAAAGGTTTTTGGGCAGAACGCTTTGCTGTTTGCCGCGATGCTATGTTGCCACAACTCTGGCAAACATACACGAGCAAAAATATGTGTTATTCGTTTCAGAATTTTCGAGTAGCAGCGGGTTTAGATACCGGCCGCTTTCGTGGCCCATCTTTTCATGATGGCGATTTTTATAAAACTTTGGAAGCAGTGGCTGCCATGTATGCCAGCACAAAAGATGCAAAGCTCGAAGCATGGATGGATGAAGCCATTGCCGTTATTGGCAAAGCACAAAAAGCAGATGGCTACATCTATACCAAAAACATCATTGAACAGCGCAAAACGGGCAGCGAAAAAATGTTTGATGACCAGTTGAGTTTCGAAGCGTACAACTTTGGTCATTTAATGACGGCGGCCTGTGTGCATTATCGGGCAACAGGTAAAACAACCTTGCTCAACATCGCCAGCAAAGCAGCAGATTTTTTAATTGGCTTTTACAAATCTGCTACACCAGAGCAGGCACGCAACGCTATTTGCCCTTCGCATTACATGGGGTTGACAGAGTTGTACCGCACAACAAACGAAAAGAAATATCTCGATCTCGTTATTCATCTCATCAATATCCGTGGTTCTGTAGAAGGCACGGATGATAACAGCGACCGGGCACCATTCCGCGATATGCAAAAGATTGCCGGCCATGCAGTACGTGCCAATTATTTGCTGGCAGGTGTAGCCGATGTGTATGCCGAAACAGGTGATCCCAGTTTGCTCACTACACTTCACCGTTTGTGGAATAATGTCATCCTCAGCAAAATGTATGTAACGGGTGGCTGTGGTGCTTTGTATGATGGTGTAAGTGTGGATGGTACTTCGTATAAACCTGATACGGTTCAGAAAGTGCATCAATCTTATGGCCGTGATTTTCAACTGCCCAACCTCACTGCACACAATGAAACCTGTGCCAATATTGGCAATGTATTGTGGAACTGGCGCATGTTTTTGCTCACGGGAGAATCGAAGTATACAGACATTGTTGAACTGGCTTTGTACAACAGTGTGTTGAGTGGCGTAAGCCTGGATGGCGGCAACTATTTTTATACCAATCCGTTGGCAGCATCCGATCGCTTTCCGTATCACATGCGTTGGGAAGGTGGCCGCATTCCATACATCAGCAAATCCAACTGCTGTCCGCCAAATGTGGTGCGTACCATTGCTGAGGTAAACAGTTATATGTACAGCATTGGAGAAAAAGGTTTGTACATCAACATGTATGGAGGCAGTCAGTTGTCTACCACTTTACACGATGGGCAACAAATGATTTTGGAGCAACAAACCAACTATCCATGGCAGGGTAATATTGCTATCCATATCAAACAATCATTATCAAAGTCTGCAATCATTTTCTTCCGCATACCAGGTTGGTGCAATAAATACACGTTGCTTGTAAATGGGAAAGTGCCTCACAATGTAGTAGACCGTTCGAATGGTTACATTGGTGTAAAGTCCAGCTGGCAAAAAGGAGACAAGATTGAATTGCGGTTGGATATGCCGGTGACATTGCTGGAAAGCAATCCACTGGTGGAGGAAACCCGTGGTCAGGTTACAGTAAAACGTGGCCCCATCGTATACTGTCTGGAGTCTGCCGATTTGCCACAGCACAACATTTTTGATGTGGCCATTCCGGCCAGTGCTGTATGGCAAACAAAACCATTGGCCATTGCGGGCAGCACGGTTACAGCCCTTACCACTACGGCCAAAGTGAAAGCGCCACAAACCTGGAGCAATACATTGTATCAACCATTGAATAATCAGCTGAAAGCTGCAGCCGTTACACTCATTCCATATTATGCATGGGCCAACCGTGGCAAAACTGATATGACTGTATGGATGCCGGTTGTTCGTTAA